The following DNA comes from Vibrio gigantis.
TCAAGGTGACAAAAAACGGCATTACCGAAGAGTGGTTATTAGAGGACGAGGCGTCTTACTTTGCTGCCCTACAAACCTACTTTGGACTCACACTCAACGTACCTTTTTCACTTTTAAAGAAATGTTTCTAACCAAATTCGAGGATAAACAATGAAAGTATTAGCGATTGGCGCGACCAACAGTAAAGTATCGATTAACCAACAATTAGCAGCGTACACCGCAAGCTTAGTCGAGGGCGCGCAAGTTGAGGTGCTCGATCTTAATGATTTCGAGATGCCTATTTATAGTGAAGACAGGGAAAAAGAGTCCGGCGTTCATCAACACGCGCAGCGCTTTTTTAGCAAGATTGGTGAAGCTGACGCTGTGGTTATCTCCTTTGCAGAGTACAACGGCTCATACACCGCAGCCTTTAAGAATGTGTTTGATTGGACATCACGAATCGACATGAAAGTGTATCAAGGCAAGCCTGTGGTCATGCTTGCTACCTCTCCGGGCCCCGGTGGTGCGACTTCGGTGTTATCTTCTGCGGTTAACTCTGCGCCTTACTTCGATGCAGATGTGAAAGGTTCAATGTCAGTACCAAGCTTCTACGATAACTTCGATATGGAGACGGGCGAGGTGACTAACGCAGATATGATCGACAACCTTAAGATGATCATGAAAAAGATTGGCTAAGTGGTTTTAGTACATTCAGTTCATTCGGCTCATTCGGTTCATTCAGTGAGAGGGTAGATCTTAAAAGTAAAGGCAGCCATAACGTAATGGCTGCCTTAGGTGCTGTATTAGTTTGATAACTCAGCGGCGGTATCAACGAAGATACCTTGAATGTCTTTCGCTTCACGTTCAGTTTGACCGCCATGTTTTAAGAATGCTGCAATGATGGCTGCTGTTTTTT
Coding sequences within:
- a CDS encoding NADPH-dependent FMN reductase: MKVLAIGATNSKVSINQQLAAYTASLVEGAQVEVLDLNDFEMPIYSEDREKESGVHQHAQRFFSKIGEADAVVISFAEYNGSYTAAFKNVFDWTSRIDMKVYQGKPVVMLATSPGPGGATSVLSSAVNSAPYFDADVKGSMSVPSFYDNFDMETGEVTNADMIDNLKMIMKKIG